cacgAGCTGtttatttagatttgttttgttgttattaattaaagatgaagtttaataaacGTGTTTATATATAAATCCTGTTTATTCCTCCAGAGTCaaatccttaaaataaaataataagctAACACATTTTAACGTTATAAAGATTtttctaattaaaacaaaaagctcgttttttttaaaaatgtttgtggtttttaacattttagaagaaaagaaaaacatgatttactgTCTTAAAATAAACTCTCTTTGTTTAATGACACTTTATAAACGCAGGatgaatttattttaagttttatgacataaaaaaatataagatTAGTGAGTTTACGGCagctgtgattttattttagagCCTTTTTAAGCTTCAAAtccctttaaaaataaatatgagtgtaattttttaaaatagttttattaacagctttaatgtagtTTGGATAGTTGTGTCATTAACATTGTGTTTCCCTCAGGGTTTGTTAACTATCTCATGCTCAGTcattgttcattattattattattattattattattattatagtggAACACTCTACTATGTATGAATACTTCTGGTTGTAGAGTTGTAGGTTAAATTCTGCtcctggtttgtttttattcctccgTTATGAAGCTGCGCGtgcttgcttgtttgtttttctccttcatgAAACTTTTGCCTTACCAGATGAAGGCCTGTCCGAGTACCGGGTGCAGTAGACCCATGCAGGCCAGAGCAGCGGCTGGCTCTCCGGTGTTGCTGCCCCGGTGGAGCCGTTCAGCACCAccagcgaggaggaggaggaagaggaggaggaggaagaggaggtgttCTCCCCTCCGACAGTAATCTCCTCGGCTTTCACCCCGCCGCCGGTGCTGCTGCCGGTGGACGCTGCTGCTCCTCCGTTACTCTTTACGGGACTCGccaaagaagaggaggaagaggaggaggaagaagtgctgtcactgctgcagtTGGAGTCCTGGCTCGGCGTCCCGGGGAGACTCGGCCTGCTGACCGCCGAGTGGACGCGCTCCCGGCCGGAGGAGGTGTGCGCCCTTTCCCGGGAGCCGTGGTCTTTCTTGCAGCCGAAATCCGGCCGTAAAATGTTGTCAATGAAGAAGTTGGTGGTTCTGTGGGCCTGCTGAGCGACCTGCAGAGGCAGTATGGGCGGGGAGGGCAGGCTGGGGGACGGTGACACGCTCTCTCCCTCGCTGCTATCCGTGCTGTGCAGATCCCGCTGCTCCTCCATcgctgcacaaaaatgaagaACGTGGCTTCTTTATTCTCTCAATCCACTTCcacttgtctgtgtttgtatccaAAATATGACTAAAGGGAAACACtaaaacattgttattttatCTCCGGAATATTTCAAGCTGCTGGAATTCAAACTGTGGACATCCTGCTTGCGTAAAGGAGCTCCGGTGCGTCATGGTCGGTGACTTACTAGCAGACTggctgctctcacacacacagagagaaagagagagaaagagagagagagagagctttacACCGCTgtatgacaaagtcctcacatcacatcaacacacacacacacacacgcgcgctcttacacactctcacacaccaACCGGAGACGCATGAATAACATCCAAAGCGCAGCGGGCCAATCACCGGCCGGGACACTTTTGGACACGAGGTGACGACGTCCAATAATGTGAGACGTCTCTGAGCCAAGAGGAGCAGCGAGAAGCTTCACACAGAAACCAAACAAGAGATTATCACTGCTCCTTCAGCCTCGTTACGGTGtatctgttacacacacacacacacacacacacacacacacacacacacacacacacacacacacacacacacacacagagagtgagagagagagagagagacatacatatatacacatacacacacacacacacacacacacacacacacacacacacacacacacacacacacatagacacacaacagacagacacacacagacagacacacacctccAGATAGTTTATATTTAAGTGGACAGGGAGCGCGCGTGCAAAACAACAATTTTTACACATTGATCCCAAAACAATGGATGAATTTTTGCAGATTTATTGATGAAACTCCTTCAGATGCTGCTCAGTGTTAATCTGGTGTGTAATGAATATGtggctttttctctctctcacacacatgcacacacacacacacacacacacacacacacacacacacacacacacacacacacacaggctcgcGCACGCAGTCATGTTAGGGGGAACGGGCCTGCGCCACTAATCATTCACCTTCTGTCTATTTCACATTTTATCCAAActaagcttttaaaaaaagacacccTCCACATCTTCATATGCGtcaatttaacacacacacgcgcacacacacacgcacgcacgcgcacacacctCCAGgtcccccccctccaccccacccccctcctcctccccggtgtttccctccttctcctgaGGCACAGACACTATTGTGAGCCGGTTTTGTTTTCCAGGCCGAGGCTCTTAtctcactgagagagagagaggagctgccTGAGGATAATTTATAGGTTTTAATTACTCTTTATTCCGCCTGATCAACCGGACGTTCATCACCTGGCTGgcgggaaaaaaaagaagaagcggCTCTAAAGCCTCTGTCAGCGTCAGCACGCCAAACACTTCATCAAAGTGCGCGCCAAAGTGGGGCCGATAGAATAATATAATGCagcacacgtgcacacacactgcacgAGGGAACAACTTCATTGGTCTAAATTCATTTGaaggcttttattttattttatttgtattataacaataattgattaaagtttttaaacatattataaaac
This is a stretch of genomic DNA from Scomber scombrus unplaced genomic scaffold, fScoSco1.1 SCAFFOLD_186, whole genome shotgun sequence. It encodes these proteins:
- the LOC133977123 gene encoding homeobox protein engrailed-1-B-like, encoding MEEQRDLHSTDSSEGESVSPSPSLPSPPILPLQVAQQAHRTTNFFIDNILRPDFGCKKDHGSRERAHTSSGRERVHSAVSRPSLPGTPSQDSNCSSDSTSSSSSSSSSLASPVKSNGGAAASTGSSTGGGVKAEEITVGGENTSSSSSSSSSSSSLVVLNGSTGAATPESQPLLWPAWVYCTRYSDRPSSGPRTRKLKKSKSGKEDKRPRTAFTAEQLQRLKTEFQVNRYITEQRRQSLAQELNLNESQIKIWFQNKRAKIKKASGFKNGLALQLMAQGLYNHSTTTIQEDKEDSD